DNA sequence from the Candidatus Latescibacterota bacterium genome:
GGAAAGGATAACTGCCAGAGTGCCAGGGCGTCTCGACATCCTTTTCGTTGATTATGTCGGTGCCATAGTCAATGAGGGGGAGAAGCTGGTCGAGATATATTCCCCCGGGCTCATCAGTGCCCAGGAAGAGTTGATACAGGCATTGAAGGCCGCGGATGGGAAAGAAAAAAGTGGCAGCAATGTGCTGGAAAAGGCCAGGATCAGGACACTCGGCGCGGCGCGCGAAAAACTGCGGCTCTATGGATTGACACCGGAGCAGATCGGCAAGATCGAGAAGAGAGGAAAGGCCAGCGACCGACTGGTGATCCATTCGCCCACCACAGGCACGGTCGTGACGAAAGACGCGGTAGAGGGGATGTATGTCAATACAGGCACAGTGATCTATACGGTTGCTGACCTGTCCAGTGTCTGGGTCTCGTTCAGAGCGTATCAGTCCGACATCGCGTGGCTGAGACAGGGACAGCGGGTGGAATTCGAGTCTGAATCGATTCCAGGCGAGTTGTTCGAAGGGGAGATAATCTTCATAGATCCGGTCCTCGATGGGAGGACCAGGACTGCCGGAATAAGGGTGGAAGCGGATAACCCCGAAGGAAGATTGAAGCCGGACATGTTTGTCTCAGGAACGGTCCACGCCGCACTGGATGGGGCCGGAAAAGTGGCTCATTCGCACGATGCCGGCGAACTGCCTCTGCTCATAAACGCTTCGGCGCCTCTTGTGACAGGTACACGGGCCGTTGTCTACGTGAGACTGGACGGAGAGGGAGATCCGGTATTCGAGGGAAGGGAGATCGAACTCGGTCCCAGGGCAGGCGATCAGTATGTCGTCAGGTCAGGACTTTCCGAAGGTGAACAGGTAGTTGTAAATGGTGCGTTCAAGATCGACAGTGAACTCCAGATCCGTGCACGGCCGAGCATGATGAGTCCCTCGACCGACCTTGCACCTGGCTCTCCAACCATGGATGTGTTGTCGAAGCTGACTCCGGTCTACGAGGCATATTTCGCCGTGCAGATGGCTCTGGCGGGCGACGACCTTGAAGAGGCGCGGAAGGCCGATTCGGTCCTTTCGGAAAGAGTCGGCAAAGTGGGTCCTGCCGGTTTCAGCGGTTCTTTCGCGGACGATTGGAAGAGGTTGTCAAAGGAGATATCGGCGAGCGCGACAAGGTGCGGCGCCGCAAAGGACATAGCCATTTGCAGGAAAGAATTCGATGGATTGTCGCAGTCGATGATAGAGATGCATGGGATATTCGGGCACGCGGGAATCGAGCCATATTTTCTTACATTCTGTCCGATGGCCAATGACAATAAGGGTGCATTCTGGATCCAGGAAGTGGATACGGTCTATAATTCCCATTATGGTTCGGTGATGCTCAGATGTGGTGAGATAAGAGAAAGACTCGAACCCCGAGGGAATTGAACCTGGAAGAGTGATCAGTTATGAACAATGAGGGAGAAGG
Encoded proteins:
- a CDS encoding efflux RND transporter periplasmic adaptor subunit, whose translation is MMRAVADWIRKGQMKGRFFPAVVLIILTVFLVPACGGNGDGGESSMEVMAGHDHGVHASGDGSAAVKQEEQLWTCSMHPDIKLKEPGKCPICFMDLIPVESGGEDESLDRSQLRLTESAAALASIETAPVRRGKASAKIRLFGTVVLNETSVERITARVPGRLDILFVDYVGAIVNEGEKLVEIYSPGLISAQEELIQALKAADGKEKSGSNVLEKARIRTLGAAREKLRLYGLTPEQIGKIEKRGKASDRLVIHSPTTGTVVTKDAVEGMYVNTGTVIYTVADLSSVWVSFRAYQSDIAWLRQGQRVEFESESIPGELFEGEIIFIDPVLDGRTRTAGIRVEADNPEGRLKPDMFVSGTVHAALDGAGKVAHSHDAGELPLLINASAPLVTGTRAVVYVRLDGEGDPVFEGREIELGPRAGDQYVVRSGLSEGEQVVVNGAFKIDSELQIRARPSMMSPSTDLAPGSPTMDVLSKLTPVYEAYFAVQMALAGDDLEEARKADSVLSERVGKVGPAGFSGSFADDWKRLSKEISASATRCGAAKDIAICRKEFDGLSQSMIEMHGIFGHAGIEPYFLTFCPMANDNKGAFWIQEVDTVYNSHYGSVMLRCGEIRERLEPRGN